One genomic window of Streptomonospora nanhaiensis includes the following:
- a CDS encoding dihydroorotate dehydrogenase electron transfer subunit, which translates to MSDNGPVQTRSPVLTVRRVDAYYAITVVAPQIAERFRSGQFLSVAVGGEQSSMLLRRPFAIHDVKPDYGGTVEFLFAVRGPGTAWLAERRQRDLLDVVGPLGRPFPLPRDPVNCMLAGGGSGAAPLFPLAHALRRRGCRVDFVLGAASADRVFSAISARRIAETTTFTTDDGSFGVRGRVTDALERAMDDARSDVVYACGPMPMLRTVAAVAARQGVPVQVAVEETMACGTGICMSCVIPVVGEDGITRMVRACVDGPVFRGERVRFDDVGTIPFDALGAPGWKARGEDSADSAGGVADREAG; encoded by the coding sequence GTGAGCGACAACGGGCCGGTGCAGACGCGGAGCCCCGTACTGACCGTGCGCCGGGTCGACGCCTACTACGCCATCACCGTGGTGGCCCCCCAGATCGCCGAGCGGTTCCGCTCCGGGCAGTTCCTGTCGGTGGCGGTGGGCGGCGAGCAGTCGAGCATGCTGCTGCGCCGCCCCTTCGCCATCCACGACGTCAAGCCCGACTACGGCGGCACCGTGGAGTTCCTCTTCGCGGTGCGCGGGCCGGGCACCGCCTGGCTGGCCGAGCGGCGCCAGCGCGACCTGCTGGACGTGGTGGGGCCGCTGGGGCGGCCCTTCCCGCTGCCGCGCGACCCCGTCAACTGCATGCTGGCGGGCGGGGGCTCGGGGGCGGCGCCGCTGTTCCCGCTGGCCCACGCGCTGCGCCGGCGCGGCTGCCGGGTGGACTTCGTGCTCGGCGCCGCCTCGGCCGACCGGGTCTTCAGCGCCATCAGCGCCCGGCGCATCGCCGAGACCACCACGTTCACCACCGACGACGGCTCCTTCGGGGTGCGCGGCCGGGTCACCGACGCGCTGGAGCGCGCCATGGACGACGCCCGCTCCGACGTGGTCTACGCCTGCGGCCCCATGCCGATGCTGCGCACCGTGGCCGCGGTGGCGGCCCGCCAGGGCGTGCCGGTGCAGGTGGCGGTGGAGGAGACCATGGCCTGCGGCACCGGGATCTGCATGAGCTGCGTGATCCCGGTGGTGGGGGAGGACGGGATCACCCGCATGGTGCGCGCGTGCGTGGACGGGCCGGTCTTCCGCGGCGAGCGGGTCCGCTTCGACGACGTCGGCACGATCCCCTTCGACGCCCTGGGCGCGCCCGGCTGGAAGGCGCGCGGCGAGGACTCCGCCGACTCCGCGGGCGGGGTCGCCGACCGGGAGGCGGGCTGA